The following are from one region of the Ptychodera flava strain L36383 chromosome 15, AS_Pfla_20210202, whole genome shotgun sequence genome:
- the LOC139151211 gene encoding uncharacterized protein, which translates to MEFRGSVLVALLCISSCINAVNLSECGTALTAPGLLTSSRNTDNKWCKYTIGSDQGDYNVRLQFARKTALDVSTVTDECYGKVIIYDGTLSNVLGVYCYNTLPESVESTTNVIIMEYLEADLGPELADKYDFIVKYTRGSRANVNKKEQQASREQLQQGYSDNYIEPMNDEVDPCEEQNKEVDRLTGQRDALYISVIVFGSVGVVMVVMLSIAIHIISGREVKLRHYAGVDPTDPYLLDLKKEKKGGKSAEDEEAATHLTEGDGEGNQNKGFEDIEEGAVGGAEK; encoded by the exons ATGGAATTTCGGGGCAGTGTTCTTGTTGCCCTGTTATGCATAAGTAGCTGTATAAATGCGGTCAATCTCTCAG AATGTGGCACCGCTTTGACGGCCCCGGGTTTGTTGACATCATCTCGAAACACGGACAACAAGTGGTGCAAATACACCATTGGAAGTGACCAGGGCGACTACAATGTCCGTCTACAGTTTGCGCGCAAAACAGCACTAGATGTATCAACTGTGACCGACGAATGTTATGGCAAAGTTATTATCTACGATGGCACTCTATCGAACGTACTCGGAGTGTACTGCTATAATACACTACCTGAATCTGTGGAGTCAACAACAAACGTCATCATAATGGAGTACCTTGAAGCGGATCTAGGGCCGGAACTAGCAGACAAATATGACTTTATTGTCAAATATACGAGGG GGTCAAGAGCTAATGTGAACAAAAAAGAACAGCAGGCTTCCCGGGAGCAATTGCAGCAAGGCTACTCTGACAACTACATAGAACCAA TGAACGATGAAGTAGACCCATGTGAAGAGCAGAATAAAGAGGTTGATAGGTTGACTGGACAACGCGACGCCCTCTACATCTCGGTCATTGTATTTGGTAGCGTTGGAGTTGTGATGGTTGTTATGCTGAGCATTGCCATTCATATCATCAGCGGCCGTGAAGTCAAGCTAAGGCACTATGCTGGAG TGGACCCCACTGACCCGTATCTTCTGGATttgaagaaagagaaaaaaggcGGTAAGTCGGCTGAAGACGAGGAGGCGGCCACTCACCTTACCGAGGGAGATGGCGaaggaaatcaaaacaaaggCTTTGAAGATATCGAAGAAGGTGCTGTTGGTGGGGCAGAAAAGTAA